CACACCAGACAGACAATAGCGACGACGCTCCTGACAGCCAGCAGGCCAAGGGAATGGACGATGAAGCGATCGAGCAACGCCTTCGATCGCTTGGCTACCTGGACAACTGACACAGTATTAGCATGTCAGAGACAGCCTCTGCCTCAAGTCGTATTGCGAGCGGTGCAGTCGTCGTGTTGGTCGGTCATGTAATCGGAATGGGGCTGGGGTTTAGCACGCGTATACTCTCAGCTCGTCTCTTGACGCCGAGCGAATACGGAGCACTCATACTGGGCGTCACAATCATGACTGTTCTGGCGCTCATCGGACAGTTGGGACTCCGACAGGGCGTTCCGAGATACATTCCGATCGACGAAGATCCAGCGTCGGTCTCTGTCACGGCGTTTCAGTTGACGATCGGTTCGTCACTCGTGCTCGTCGGTGGGACCATTCTCTTTTCCGAGCAGATCGCACGACAGCTCGCTGGTGTAAAATTCCAGTCGCTCATCATCGTTTTTGTCGCAGCTGCTCCGTTCCTCGCGGTTCTCGAAATCGCGGCTGGGATCTTCCGCGGAGCCGAAGACGCGCTCACGAAAGGGCTGGTCTACAACGTTTTGCACCGTTTCTCAGTGTTTGTGCTGTTAGTGGTGGCCGTTGGTGCCGGGTATGGCCCGCTCGGAGCGGCTGTCGGTTGGGCGAGTGCTGTTGCCGTGACTGCGGTCGTCGCCGTCGTTCTGGTGCGAAAAACCGCGCTTCCCGAGCGCGTTCGTTGGCGCACGGTTGACATGGACAAAGCCCGCAAACTGGTGTCGTTTTCCATTCCGCTGATGGCAGCGAGCTCGGTCTGGCAGCTGATGCAACAGATAGACACCCTCTTCGTCGGGCATTTTCTGACGACAGCGGGCGTCGGTGTCTACGATGCGGCGTTCATTCTCAGCCGGCTGATTCTGGTTTCGCTGTGGGCGTTTGGCTTCCTACTCCTTCCGGTCTTCTCGCAGTTAGGGGAACAAAACGCGCACAGCGAGATGGACACAATTTACAAATCGATAACAAAATGGATGGTCGTCGTGACGGTTCCTGGTGTTTTGTTTCTGATTGGATTCGGTGATGCGCTCCTTGCCTCGATATTCGGAGCCGAGTACGAGAGTGCCACAGGACCGCTTGTCGTCCTCAGCACGACGTTTTTCCTCCACATCGTCGCTGGTCCAAACAAGGAGGCGCTGGTCGCAATTGGCGAAACCCGCTACATACTCCGTGCGAATCTGGTGACGTTCGTCGTGAACCTCGCGTTGAATCTTACTCTCATTCCGGCGATCGGTATCCTTGGTGCAGCGATCGCAACCGGGAGCGCATACACGTGTATGAACGTGCTCGTCAGCTACCGGCTGTACGCACAGACGGGCATCCATCCGTACTCCCGTGCAGTCGCGTCCCCACTCCTCATTGCTGTGATCCTATTCGGAATCGTCGAGTACGGAACCCGCTCGATCGAACCGACGATTCCGATCATCGGTGCGGGACTGATCCTATTTCAGGGGATGACAGCGGTAGCGTACGTCATCGGTGGAGGAATCGAGAACGCAGATATCGAACTCCTCGGACAGTTAGACGACCGGCTCTCGATCGAACTGGAGGGCGTAATTCAACTTGCCCGCCGGTTCTCCTAGAGTGATACTGCTCTCTCACCAGCGGCGTCATGGGAGTGAGACCACCGCTGTTCCCAGCGGGCGCTGATCAATACTAAAACGTCCATTCATTCGAGGTGATAGAGCTATCCGTTTCGTTCCAGAGATAGTAGCAAGATGACTGACGAAATTGTCAAGCGGATCGAAGCAACACTTGAGGAGCCCGACGACAGAATTGCAGCGGAGCTACCGGGACTGCTCAACGAGATCGATGGGCAGACTGAAGAACTCCTCCTCGAACATCCAGCGCTCTTCGCCCGGATCACCCAGCGGATGGATGCGGTAGATATCGGATCGTTCGCCACCGAGCATCCCGAAACGGTCGAACAGTTTCAGTCTATGCTGTGGACAGGAATGGGACTGCTCGTACAGGCAAGCCCTGACGTTCGGGAGTCGATCACCGAAGACATCACCGTCAATTTCGAGGCGACCGACGCACCGATGACAGGACATCTCGAAGTGCGCGAGGAAGAGCAAACGATCGACGGTGGAACAGAGCTACTCGAAAATCCCGACATCACCATCACTGGATCGGCCGACGAACTCGTCGGGCTCATCACCGGAACCGTCGATCCGATTCAGGGATTCATGCAACAAAAATACGAAATGGATGGCTCCATCCAGAAAGGAACGCGGCTTGCCTCAACGATGGGACAGCTCACGAAGCTTCTCCCGAGCTGAGAGAGCAGCCTGCCTTCAGTTCACCGAACGTCACTCATCCCGTGCGATATCACTCAGTAGTTCGAACGCCTCATCCCCGTACGCAATCACACGCACGTCGCTCAACGATTCGGGATCGTACTCGTTGATGATTCCACAGATAATTTCGAGGCCTGCCCGGAGATCGAAGCCCGCGACACCACAGCCAATAGCGGGAACCACGAGCGATTCACAGCCGAGATCGTCGGCGAGCACGAGACTATTCCTCGTTGCATCGCGGATACTGTCGGCCGACGCCTGTCCGCCTTCCGGCATCGCTGCAGCGTGGATGACGTACTCACACGGGAGGTTGTATCCACCGGTTTCGACCGCACCTCCCAGCTCGATCGGTCCGTTCGAGATGGCTTCCTCGTTGAGTGGTGCACCGCCACCCTTCCGAAGCGCTCCGGCAACGCCAGATCCCATGCGAAGGCCGGTATTCGCTGCGTTCACGACAGCATCCACGTCCTGTCGAGCGATATCTCCTTGAATGATACCGAATTCCATGGATGCTCTACGAACCTCCAACAGAATACAGTACCGCCCCGACGAATATGACAGCACAACTCGATGCAGTCTCCCCAATACGACAGATGCACACCATAGTACATAACAAAATACACACAGATCCTGTTTGTTATATTGTGTTAACCCGAGGGATCTGACATGGTCGAGGATCCCAGTGAACTGTACGGTCAACACCGCCAGCAGGACGTCTACGCGATGGGGATGCTCGCCGATCAGCGTCCCGATATCCCTGTCCGGTATGAGGAGCTCGAACGGGACGCCATCGAAGCGATGAGCGACCGGGCAGCTGGGTACGTTGCTGGCGGTGCTGGTAGCGAGGACACGGTGACAGAGAACCGCCGCTCGTTTGCTAACTGGCGTATCGTCCCACGGATGGGGCGCGACGTGAGCGAGCGTGACCTCCACGTCGACATCCTCGGACAGACGTGGGACGTACCGCTGATGATCGCACCGCTTGGTATCCAGACGATCATTCACGAGGACGGAGAGCGTGCGACCGCGCGGGCCGCGAGCGATCTCACGCTCCCGATGTCTCTGAGTTCGGTCGCTTCCTACCCGATGGAAGACATCGCTGCGGAGCTAGACGAGACGCCAAAGTGGTTCCAGTTGTACTGGTCTTCCGACTGGTCGATCACTGAAAGCTTCATCGAGCGAGCGGCGGACGCCGGATTTGATGCCATCGTAGTCACTGTCGATGTCCCAATTCTTGGCTGGCGCGAACGCGACATCGAGCAGGGGTATCTCCCGATGCTCGACGGGGAAGGGCTTGCGAACTATTTCACCGATCCCGCGTTTCGCGCGTCGCTCGATGTCCCACCCGAGGAAAACGAGGACCGTGCTATCCAGCAGTTCCTCGATATCTTCGGTGATCCGACGCTCACGTGGGACGATCTCTCGGATCTCTGTTCGATGACTGAGCTCCCGGTCGTCGTGAAAGGACTTCTTCACCCCGATGACGCGGAGCTGGCAATCAAACACGGCGCGGACGGCGTCATCGTTTCGAATCACGGAGGGCGACAAGTCGATGGAGCCATCGGTGCACTCGATGCTCTTCCGGGGATTGCCGATCAGATTGGTGACCGCGTTCCCGTGCTCTTCGATAGCGGCGTTCGCTCTGGTGCGGATGTTGTTACAGCGCTCGCGCTTGGGGCTGATGCCGTTGGCATCGGCCGACCCTTCGCGTACGGACTGGCACTGGGCGGTGAAGATGGCGTCCGTGAAGTACTCACGAACATCCGCGCGGATCTCGATCTCACGCTCTCGAACGCCGGACAGACGACCGTTACCGATCTTGACCGCTCACTGCTCCGAGAGGAGACCATACACTGAGACCACGCCGATCACAGTGCTGTGGGTGCGAGGGCTTCGATCGTCTGATCTGCGAGTTCCGTCGCGTTGTTCGGGATCGTCAGCATCGGACGGTCGATGGTATCCATCGATAGGAGTTCTCGTAACTGCGCTCGGGCCTGCTCGGGCGTACCAGCGACACCGAGCGCCGTGAGCATTGAGTCGGTAACTTCTGATGTGGCCGCTGTACGGTCGCCATCGCGCCACGCCCGTGCGATGCGTTCAGCTTTCTCCGGAAACTGTGTGGCGACCGCCCGTTCGTAGCCTCGACCGTTGCCGACGTAGTAGGCGATGTGTCCCCGTATCGCGTCACGTGCCTCTGTAGGATCGTCCGACACCGCCGCCGGAACGTACGGAGCGACGGTAATAGCGGAAGGGTCGCGTCCCGCGCTGTCTGCGTGTTCAGCGATATACTCGAACGATTCTGGAAGTTCGGGGAACGGAATGTTGTGTGGTATCCAGCCGTCACACAGTCGGGCAACGACGCGCCGGTTCGCCGAGCCGAGTGCAGCGTGGTAGATGGGTACGTCGACACCGAGCGACGGAAAGTCAGCAGTCTGGAAGACTTGTCCCTCGTATGAGACGCGCTCGCTTCCAAGATAGGCCCTCGCCAGCTCGATGGTCTCGTGTGCGCGCCGCACTGGGTTCTCGAACGACATCCCGTGAAGATCCTCAACGGCTTTCTGTGTGCTTGTCCCGACACCAAGCGTGAATCGACCATCGGACAGTCGATCAAGCGTGGCAGCAGTCATGGCGAGGACGGCGGGCGTTCGTGAGAATACGTTCAAAATAGCAGTGCCGAGTTCGATGTCGTCAGTACAAACAGCGAGTTCGGCCAAGCGAACGACCGAACTCGAACCCCACAGCTCAGGTATCCAGAGTGACTCGTATCCAAGCGATTCCGCGTTGTGCGCGAATTCCGTCGACTCGACCCCGAACGGTGGCAGCAACAATCCAAGACGCATAGCACCACAAAGAGAGGGAGACGATAATTACGTTGTGGCAGATGTGGAGAAAATATCGAAACGAGAGATACGGTCGCCGATGTGCAGTGACGCACACCTGTCGAACAGCACAGAAAACGGAGGGATTCGATTACTACCCAGACACAGGATCTCGCTGGTCGACCAACGGGGTGTCGGCCAGTTCCGAGACAGCGACCTCACCAGTGAGTTCCGTGTAGGGGTACGGGATATCGATGCCTTCCTCATCGAAGCGTTCTTTCACCGCTTCGACGAAGTCAGATCGAACGCGGACGTATTCGCCTCGGGTGGGGTTGCCGATCCAGACTCGGCCAGCAAGACCAACGTACGAATCGCCGAGTTCGGTGAGTCTAACGGACGGTTCGGGGTTGCTGAGGACTCCATCAATCTGCTTTGCTTCCTCAACGATGATGCGTTTTGCTTGCTTGATGTCGTCGTCGTACCCGATGCCAAAGAGGAACGGGAGCCTGAGCGTGTCGTTCGAAACGGGGTTCGTGACCGGATTGTTAGCGAGATCGGAGTTCGGGACCGTAATTACCTCGTTGTCGAACGTCTCGATCTTCGTGGTTCGGAGTTGGATCTCGCGCACGACACCCTTCATGCCGTTCCACTCGATCCAGTCACCGACGTGGAACGGCTCGTCGCGCAGAATGAAGATGCCAGAGACGAAGTTGCTGATGAGATCTTGGGCGGCAAAACCGATTGCCAGCGCCAACGCACTGGAGAGCGTTGCAAACGCAGCCATCACCACTTCGAATCCGGCGATGGTCGATGCTGCCGCGACCGAAACGAGTAACGCAAGCACCTCCGCAACGCTCACTGAGAGGCTGATAACAGTGGCGTTGACGCCACGAGACTGCATTCCTTGCTGAACGCCGTGCTTGAACAGCCGCTTTGAAACGTAGTAAAGCGCTACGAACGCGACGACGAAGGTAACGAACGTTATGATTGCCTCAATCATCTGCCCTTGGATGTTCGCAATGACATCCGTTGATGGTTGCAGTGGTATAGGATTCATCGGTAGCAAACAATGTCAACTGCCCCATAGTGATTTCGGTTTGTATCCAAAAACATCAAGAAATTGTATTAAATGAATGTATATAGCACTGTCAATTTCGATACGTAGAAGCGATCGAATCAAACTGTAGGATATAATTAACAAGTACTAGACACTGGTGGGGCGATTGCTACATCCCCCGTACACCGTGCAGCGCCAACGACCGAATTTTGAAGCGAGATTCTGTCAAATCAGAGCTATTATTGAATTCAGTGAGCCGCATCGTGAGGGTTGAGTTCGGTGTCGTACTGTTCGGCGTGATCAGTGTAGTCGATGAATCTCGGTGCATCGGGATCGAACGGACGTTCGAGCGAGTCGAACGCCTTCTTTTTGTCCCAGCCTTGGAGCTTCCCGATCGCGCTCCGGTCTTCGAGGTCGTGAAAGTCGAGGTCGTCTTTCGTGATCTCCCACGCCTTCATCCCTTGTTCGGTCCGGATGATGACGCTCGAATACTCTTCGCTGCTCCCGACCGACCCCACGGTCAGGTCGGCACAGAACCCGGAGAAATCCGCACACTCATCACAGCCTTTGAGCGCAGCGTCGTGGAACTGTTCGACATCCTCTTCGAGAATCATCTCACCTTCCTGATTATAAGCCATCATCTTCCCGTGGAGCACGTCGAGTTTCCCGATCTCGTCTGGAGAGATGCTCCGCTGTTCAGAGAGCTGCTCGCCGATGAGTTTGTAATAATTGAAATTCTTCGTGCACATCAACGCGATCGTGTAGTCGATCGCTCGCACACCCGCGTTCTGGGACTGGTAGTCCCACTCGAAATCCTGAAGCGCGCGGATGCCTTCGATTTCACACGGCGTTCCAACGAGCGCCAACGAGAGTTCGTCCCACGATTTGTCCGGAAGTTTGTCCTCCCACTGCTTTACGTTGAGATTTCCGAGCGCCATCGTCTGGTTGTAGAAGCTCCCGGCGTTCTCGATCAGCTCGTCCGGCGTCGTCGCAAGGAAGGATTCGGCCTTCCACGGCTCCGCATTGGATTCGGTGGCGATGAGTGCACCGTCGATCTCGCCTGCTTCGAGCAGGTGGATGAGGACGCTCGTGACGACGCCGCCGTCTTGGGCATTTTCGCGCCACGCGTCGTCCACTTTCGCTGAGAACTCCGTGATTGGATCGCCCGCTCCTTTCACGTTGTCTTCGCCGCCGGTGATCTTCCACTGGCGCTCGTACCGGAGACCACCCCGTGGACAGAAGTCCCAGCACAGAGAACAGCCGGTACACATCTTCACGAGCTTTGGCAGCCCGTCATCACCGATTCCGATGGAGTCGGAAGGACAGGCAGCGACGCACGTCCCACACTGGATGCATCGATCCGCCTGCACGACCGCTTCGTCGAGTTCCATGAACCACGTCTTCTCATCCGGCGTCTCGATGTCGTTCATCTCCGAGCGGATGCTGTAGTTCGGGGTGTCAAGTGTGGTTCCGTCGGGAACGCCGACGCGTTCGGCCGGTGATCCATCGTCAACGTCTTGACTGGTGTTCTCCACCGGCGGCGTGAACTCGATATTTTCTAGAGTACCGTCCGGACTGACGTTCGTGGGAACGGTGCCACCGTCTGCGACCGGTTCCGACGTGGATCTAGTGTGATTGCTCTCAGCGTTCGGTGAATCACCGGTACAGGTACAAGTACAGCCATCCGCACAGCACTCGGTCGTGGAAACGTGTGAAAGCGATGACGAATGTGATGGAGACGATGAGTGCGGAGCCTGATGGTACGTGATTGGTTTCACGCTGTGATCGTCCTCGGTCGCACGATCACCCGAGACCGGTGTATTCACCGGCGGAACGTGGACGTCCTCGGTGTCCTCAACCGCAGGCACACTCGGAAGCGGCTGGGATTGGTCTGCTTTCGAGGATTCGCTCTGGGTTCGATCAGTCGCCATGTGCCACACCCCCGGAAACAGTGGCATCAGCCCGTTGCATGACTGATCTGAGCTGATCGTTGTCCACCCGTCTGCACCACTCGTAGAAGCGTTCACCGTTCGTGCGTTCCTCGGCGTAAGCGGAGAATAGCTGTTCGAGAGCCGGAATCACAGCGTCTGTCGGGACAGCTGTCTCGACCCAATCGAGAAACGCGTTGTCTCCGCCGAGACTCCCGCCGAGACCGAAGTCCATTCCTTCGACGATGGTGTCTCCTTCCTCGTTGCTACTCTCGTCCGATTCGTCGAGTTTGACCGTCTCTCCACGAAATCCGATATCCGCAATTTGCGGTTGGGCACACGAAGCAGAACACCCGCTCATGTGCATGCGAACGACCGCTAGATCGTCTGGGGTCTCGATGCGCTCATCCAAGACCCGAGCCCATCGTTTCACGCGCTTTTTCGTTTCGATAATTCCGTAGTTACAGAACTCGCTCCCGGTGCAGCCGACTGCACCGCGAGCGAACGGACCGGGGTCGGGCTGATAGTCGGCGGCGAACGGCTCGGAAACGAGATCATCGATCGAATCGTCTGGCACGTGCGTGATGATGAAATTCTGGTCGGTTGCGAGTCGGACAGATGCCTCGTCGGTACCGTACCGTTTGGCCACACGGGCAGCTTCGGCGAATTCGTCACCGCCCATCCGTCCAGCGATGACGTTGAAGCCGGCGTACGAGAGTCCGTCCTGTTTCTGTTCGTGAACGCCGACGTGATCACCGGTGTACCCGTCGGTGAGATCGACGCCCGTCTTGCGCAATGAGACCGAGCATCGCTCCCGAATAGCGTCTTCGAACGCATCGGGGCCGAGTTGCTCGACGAGATATCGCATTCTGCAGACGCCACGGTTATGGCGGTCACCCAACTCTTTGAACGCCTGCGCAACAGCACGGCAGAACTCGATCGTGTCCTCGGGAGGGATGAAAACATCGAGACGAGAGGCCATCCGTGGCCCATCCGAGAGACCGCCACCGACGCGGGCGTGAAAGCCGTAGTACCACTCCCCGTCAATCTGCTTTTTTGCCGGCGTCAATCCGACATCGTTGATCTGTGACTGGGCACAGTCCTCTCGACAGCCAGTGATCGTCATTTTGAACTTCCGGGGGAGATTCGCGTACTCACGGTTCCCCGTGAAGTACTCCGAGACAGCCTCGACAACTGGCTGGGCATCAAAGCACTCGTGATCATCGAGACCGGCAGTCGGACAACCGAGAACGTTTCGTGCACCGTCACCACAGCCCTGAACCGTCGTGAGTCCGACGGCCTCGTATCGCTCCCAAATCTCAGGGATATCCTCGATTTCGATCCAGTGCATCTGGATGTCCTGTCGGGTCGTGATGTCGAGGAACGCATCGCCCCACAGTTCGTTTTGCTCGTGTCCACCGAACTCGTCGGGGGCGGTTGCAAACTCTTCTGCGACTGTGCCGATGACCTCTGCCTGCTCCGGCGTAAGGTATCCACCAGGAACCTTCGTACGAAGCATAAAGTAATCCTCATGCGGTCCGTGCGTGTACAATCCTGCCCACTTCAGGCGTTCCCACTCGCCCTTTCCGGCACGGGCTTCGATCTCATCGAACGTCAGTTCTCCGGCAGCGTACTCACGAACGTCATCGATGACATCAAGTGGATGTTTTTCCTGTTTCCAGCGTTCGACTGTATTCATAACACCCTCACGGTTGTGTTCATATAGAGGAGTCTCCACTGTGGTTGTAAGTCTGTGTTGCGGCCAGTCATGTCACAGCTATCCAAATGAAGCTATTATCGCTGCTATATGAGACGCACAACCGTGATACGATACGAGAAACGATCGTCTGATTCGTGCGTTCGGCGCTGATTGTACATGGTGGAGGCGTCGATTTCGTATAGCTATTGTCATCAAATTGTATGACACAACTATTAGTGCTATTACCCATGCGAGAGCGGCGTTTAGGGATGCGCTTTGTCAGAGATAGCGGATAAGACAACCGATAGCAGGAGAGATCACTCTCGATACGGGCTTTGTGTCCGATAGTCTACTCATTACGATCGTCGGGAGACGCCAACTGTACACGGTATGTGTTGCACTAAAATTCTCGTTATCAGTACCCTACCAGCCTTTCCCATCGACAAGCTGTGAGGGCGTGATGACATCCAGATCCGTGTTTTCGACATGATCGACGATCGCTTCGAAGGCGTCCACCGAAAGGGCGTCGTCGCCGCTACCGATGGCGTGGTAGGAGACGACAGCAAGCTGGTTGAACTCATTTGCAATGTCGAGCACTCGTCGGGTCCCACGAATATCAGTGCCCTGTACCCGAGAGATGAAACTCGGGTTGCTCGGGTGCTGTGCGTTGTTGGGACAGGCGCCGAACAGATAGCCCGTCTCGAAGAGCTCATCGATGAGACTGAGCGTCGCCTCGTTCACTCGGTTATACGGGGCAACGAAATGACGTGCACCCTTTTTAAAGCCCATGATTTTGAGGTACTGTTGAGCCTGCTGAAGGATCCGGCGTTGTTCCTGTTCTTTCAGATTCGGGAGGAGCTCGCTCGCGTGAGCGATCATATCCCAGTTCGCATTGCCCATCTCTTTCATCATCTGGTCAGTCACCCGGTCTTGTGCATTAACGGCGTCAGGAATGACACCCACGGAGCCGGGCCAGCCGTTCTCTTTCAGAATCGGGTAGGCTTCTTCGTAGGCAGAGATGTGACCGTCGTCGAACTGGAACATCACCTTGCCCTTCGTTGGCTTTGGGAACGTGCGAAGATCGTCGACCAACACCTGAAATTGGTCATCGATCGGTCCAATCTGGAGGCGCACTTCCGAAACATTGTCCATGACGGGCTCACCCCTCTTGCTAGTGTACCCGAGATCGAAGCGAACCCACCCGTCTAGCTCAAGCGGAATATAGCGAGTCGCTGTGAGCATGGAGCTCTCGGCGGGCGCGATGATTTCTGCGGCTATTTTGATGTCTTTTGGCTTGTTTACCTTCACCGCAAGCGAGAGATCGTGTTTGCTGAGATCCAGCGCATCCGGATAGAACGATCTAAAAATTTTTGCGACCGGTTTTTCCGCGTTCTTCTTCGGTTCCAGTACAAGCGATTGGCTGCCCTGAAACGCGTCCTGTTTCGTGACCGTATACTTGCCGTAACTGATCCCCCAACGAGAACTGACATCGCCTTCAAAATCATCGACTGCTGTCCCGCGAGTGGATGAGTCGTTATTGTTGCTACTGCCATTTCCGTCCGTTCCGGGAGATGTGGTTTCGTTACTGCTCGTCTGGGTTGGCTGAGGAGATGCTGTGGGCTGTTTCGATGAACTCCCACCGCCAGTGATGTTCGAGCAGCCAGCAAGCGAGGCAGTTCCTACGACACCAACCGTTGTAAGGAACCTCCGACGAGTCGATTGTCTCTGCATGTGTTGTCGTAGAGTATCGTATTGAATCCATCATACGTTTTGTGGATGGTAAAATCCACATACCAATTAAGTGTGATTAAACTACTTATTGTACATTTGTACATTCATAATGCCTACGCCATTATGCAATATATCTACTATCCATAACAAATAATTCAGTTTTTTGTTACCGCATACTCATATACAGGTCATATAGAATCGAAAGCTATATTAGACCAATCACATCCAATACACAACAATAATGTATTAAATGTATGGAATTATATATCTCATATACAACTCGTGGATACTGGAGCAAGATGACATTCTTGTCTGTCCTGAGTTCATCCCACACTACCCTACATCTGTATAGTGTTAATACCAGTTATATGAAATAATCATTCAGTCTCTGCCACCGCAATCAATCACCGCATTACCCAACAAAAATAATAGAACATACATTTCACTTTATCTAATTTATCTTATACAATATTTGGAGATTATCACGC
The nucleotide sequence above comes from Halocatena marina. Encoded proteins:
- a CDS encoding polysaccharide deacetylase family protein, which produces MQRQSTRRRFLTTVGVVGTASLAGCSNITGGGSSSKQPTASPQPTQTSSNETTSPGTDGNGSSNNNDSSTRGTAVDDFEGDVSSRWGISYGKYTVTKQDAFQGSQSLVLEPKKNAEKPVAKIFRSFYPDALDLSKHDLSLAVKVNKPKDIKIAAEIIAPAESSMLTATRYIPLELDGWVRFDLGYTSKRGEPVMDNVSEVRLQIGPIDDQFQVLVDDLRTFPKPTKGKVMFQFDDGHISAYEEAYPILKENGWPGSVGVIPDAVNAQDRVTDQMMKEMGNANWDMIAHASELLPNLKEQEQRRILQQAQQYLKIMGFKKGARHFVAPYNRVNEATLSLIDELFETGYLFGACPNNAQHPSNPSFISRVQGTDIRGTRRVLDIANEFNQLAVVSYHAIGSGDDALSVDAFEAIVDHVENTDLDVITPSQLVDGKGW